One segment of Anopheles stephensi strain Indian chromosome 3, UCI_ANSTEP_V1.0, whole genome shotgun sequence DNA contains the following:
- the LOC118514582 gene encoding transmembrane inner ear expressed protein has protein sequence MMGDEMSVEQEAEAILETETSFGMRVWHLLFLSCGSVLGVIIMLCCCIRFRIPRTKQDIEADYHRKKLTRKFGERLDCMQNADIDEMDLIKALERVREDYVAEQEKQASKEAAENKDNQAIVTVCDNV, from the coding sequence ATGATGGGTGACGAGATGAGTGTGGAGCAGGAAGCGGAAGCGATTCTCGAGACGGAAACGAGCTTCGGAATGCGCGTGTGGCATCTGCTGTTCCTTTCCTGCGGATCGGTGCTCGGTGTCATCAtcatgctgtgctgctgcatcCGCTTCCGCATCCCCCGCACCAAGCAGGACATCGAGGCGGACTACCACCGGAAGAAGCTGACGCGCAAGTTTGGCGAACGGCTGGACTGCATGCAAAATGCCGACATCGACGAGATGGATCTGATTAAGGCGCTCGAACGGGTCCGGGAGGATTATGTGGCGGAGCAGGAGAAGCAGGCGAGCAAGGAGGCGGCCGAAAACAAGGACAATCAAGCAATCGTTACGGTGTGCGACAATGTCTAA
- the LOC118514566 gene encoding probable actin-related protein 2/3 complex subunit 2 — MILLEINNRIVEETLTVKFKNAIAGNKAESIDVTVADFDGVLFHISNINGDKTKVRTSISLKFYKQLQEHGADELLKREYGDLLIAPEDGYNVSVLVDLENIPENWEETVRKVGLLKRNCFASVFEKYFDFQSQGEGEGEGQKRAVINYRNDETMYVEAKPDRVTVVFSTIFRDEDDVVLGKVFMQELREGRRASHTAPQVLFSHREPPLELANTGARVGENIGYVTFVLFPRHTAKETRDNTINLIHMFRDYLHYHIKCSKAYIHSRMRAKTSEFLKVLNRARPEPKITEKKTITGRTFIRKE; from the exons ATGATTCTGCTGGAGATCAACAACAGGATTGTGGAGGAAACGCTTACAGTGAAGTTCAAAAATGCAATCGCGGG AAACAAGGCGGAATCTATCGATGTGACGGTAGCCGACTTCGACGGAGTACTATTTCACATTTCCAACATTAATGGCGATAAAACGAAAGTGCGA ACGAGCATATCGCTCAAGTTCTACAAGCAGCTGCAGGAGCATGGTGCCGACGAGTTGCTCAAGCGCGAGTACGGCGACCTTCTGATTGCGCCCGAGGACGGGTACAACGTGTCGGTGCTGGTCGATCTAGAAAACATAccggaaaattgggaagaaacggtacggaaggtcGGTCTGCTGAAGCGAAACTGTTTTGCGTCCGTGTTCGAGAAGTATTTCGACTTCCAGTCGCAGGGCGAAGGTGAAGGCGAAGGACAGAAACGAGCAGTGATCAACTATCGAAATGATGAAACGAT GTACGTCGAAGCCAAACCAGATCGCGTAACGGTCGTGTTTAGTACGATATTCCGTGACGAGGACGACGTAGTGTTAGGCAAAGTGTTCATGCAGGAGCTGCGCGAAGGCCGAAGAGCGTCACACACGGCACCACAAGTATTATTCTCCCATCGGGAACCGCCCCTGGAGCTGGCCAATACGGGTGCAAGGGTCGGTGAAAACATAGGATACGTAACGTTCG TACTGTTCCCAAGGCACACCGCGAAAGAAACGCGCGATAACACGATCAATTTAATTCACATGTTCCGTGATTATTTGCATTATCATATTAAG TGTTCGAAAGCATACATCCACTCGCGAATGCGTGCAAAGACGTCGGAATTTTTAAAGGTGCTCAATCGCGCTCGACCGGAGCCAAAAATtacggaaaagaaaacaataac CGGCCGAACATTCATCAGAAAAGAATGA
- the LOC118514584 gene encoding 28S ribosomal protein S21, mitochondrial — MRHAKFIARTVLVQNNNVEEACRVLNRILGKEEIFDQYRRTRFYEKPFQTRRRINFERCKSIYNEDMNRKIQFVLRKNRVEPFPGCN, encoded by the exons ATGCGGCACGCAAAGTTCATCGCTCGCACCGTGCTagtgcaaaacaacaacgttGAGGAAGCTTGCCGGGTGCTGAATCGCATACTGGGTAAAGAGGAGATATTCGATCAATACCGCCGCACTCGGTTCTACGAGAAGCCGTTCCAG ACTCGACGCCGCATCAATTTCGAACGCTGCAAATCCATCTACAATGAAGATATGAATCGCAAAATTCAGTTTGTGTTGCGAAAGAATAGGGTTGAACCGTTCCCGGGTTGTAATTAG
- the LOC118514568 gene encoding uncharacterized protein LOC118514568, with protein MTSSDLIHQYKTACNKLKKIQRVLIKRFGPSVSEVSEEFGSLANSFNEAFLPEYAAKCYIGQSKCEKLIGNDMGEVDALLRAARSFRTAHDKQERMRVANISHTYHEGAFRCYTQALSRLPDKSVIGAAIIRELKEINPTVELTSDFSSPCHRIWDLEQSAEENLAARDYVAAFEKLSEIYDDVTERKCESLYQDVMKRIEVSRLLLLCLLQLPPSVRYDHKFIERYSTIGDQREAFSPGGQARLPDDLVFLLQSLVVSCQAKDVESLVSVRDELCQRQDLTHSQQTLLKEVVAKYSK; from the exons ATGACCAGCTCGGATTTGATTCACCAGTACAAAACGGCATGTAACAAGCTGAAGAAAATACAACGTGTCTTGATCAA GCGCTTTGGACCAAGTGTTTCGGAAGTATCGGAAGAGTTCGGTTCGCTGGCAAACAGCTTCAACGAAGCATTTCTACCAGAGTATGCCGCCAAATGTTACATCGGTCAGAGCAAGTGCGAAAAGCTTATCGGAAATGATATGGGCGAGGTGGATGCACTGCTCCGTGCCGCCCGTTCCTTCCGCACCGCGCACGATAAGCAGGAACGGATGCGGGTGGCAAACATTTCGCACACATATCATGAAGGAGCGTTCCGGTGCTACACACAGGCCCTATCCAGACTGCCGGACAAATCGGTTATCGGAGCGGCCATTATCCGAGAGCTGAAGGAAATCAATCCAACCGTAGAGCTGACCAGTGACTTCAGCTCACCGTGCCATCGGATCTGGGATTTGGAACAGTCGGCAGAGGAAAATCTAGCCGCGCGCGACTATGTCGCTGCGTTTGAGAAGCTGTCGGAAATTTACGACGATGTTACCGAGCGCAAGTGTGAATCGCTTTACCAGGATGTGATGAAACGGATCGAGGTGTCcaggttgctgttgctgtgtctGCTGCAACTGCCGCCGTCCGTGCGTTACGATCATAAGTTTATCGAACGGTACTCCACCATCGGTGATCAGCGAGAGGCGTTCAGTCCTGGTGGTCAAGCAAGGCTGCCGGATGATCTCGTTTTTCTGCTCCAGTCGCTTGTCGTTTCCTGCCAGGCAAAGGATGTGGAATCGTTGGTGTCGGTACGCGACGAGCTATGCCAAAGGCAAGATCTGACCCATTCACAGCAGACCCTACTGAAGGAAGTGGTCGCAAAGTATAGCAAATGA
- the LOC118514528 gene encoding uncharacterized protein LOC118514528, producing the protein MENHHSSTKARTNLSLVTPPSGSIATFYSIAADPYSSATDPALQTMVNNNTSGHSCSELSNSSFDVVMEQSKSISTCSGVAAHPDTGSFVESVDSCGTTVTSSCVPVENRLPTTYHLNSQGHVTANVLYKSAETFKRPEAGADVSQCWALIEWETSDEEPNSYTVIDSSQIIEVARENNQPDEESKSRTRDSGLYTGKLIHVLRGRYVMPATIVIISEDRKFLETELQELRIMAANNLISKSAVSAQTYRRQTLPTHAQYGRPVQSSAKQMQPKPGLPSRQCVEAAENINSAKRQRCDSGSSSITVRDSESRVSSASASNSARDEGVAGNPFHTDSTYHTTVVPPARTIAARFPRNDHVPVHAPPMTFDQQTQTTGTSADVGTSQDANLGRIMSYLESIMAEQKGYRMESEYNRKMLLELQEKILDQHEMLRNVQSQLAKLEPVGSPVRVYSQSKENSPASVGITQVEQRYSSDPDVGLGPNGMIIDSYDTTTTITNNNHIVLESRTEHQQDGNSNQSWTSSKMDVLDTRKSTTPSTMDDASKIISESSIFIEELETTHHESAQSTSNCATEVHDLIENDWNDSMPENEGSEQPKRNGTTASNTAMVAIGSNNTMVSKSVLDNIKWVSYKFATRKLLLAVFPREVLATHSLSGRPCPTMINSTGKPVKQALDPNIVADVVELITKKFPVDESNVRAVITNKCADENKMLQKRNVTAAPANGGKRIAHRTKKSCNKENLS; encoded by the exons ATGGAAAACCATCATTCCAGCACTAAAGCGAGAACAAATTTAAGCCTCGTGACGCCGCCATCCGGCAGCATAGCAACATTTTATTCGATTGCTGCCGATCCTTACAGTAGTGCGACGGATCCGGCATTGCAAACTATGGTCAATAATAATACGTCGGGCCATTCGTGTTCTGAGCTTTCAAACTCATCGTTCGATGTCGTGATGGAACAATCCAAGAGCATCAGTACGTGCTCCGGCGTTGCGGCCCATCCAGATACCGGGAGCTTTGTGGAATCTGTCGATTCTTGTGGAACAACCGTCACGTCCAGCTGTGTACCGGTGGAGAACCGCCTCCCCACGACATACCACCTAAACTCGCAAGGGCATGTCACGgcaaatgttctgtacaaaaGCGCGGAAACGTTTAAACGGCCcgaagctggtgctgatgTATCGCAATGTTGGGCACTGATCGAGTGGGAAACGTCAGACGAGGAACCGAACTCGTACACAGTGATCGACTCATCTCAAATAATCGAAGTTGCGCGCGAAAACAATCAACCCGACGAGGAGAGCAAGTCACGCACGAGAGACTCTGGACTGTACACCGGGAAGTTGATTCACGTGCTGCGGGGCAGATACGTTATGCCGGCAACGATCGTGATCATATCGG AGGACAGAAAGTTTCTCGAAACGGAGCTGCAGGAGCTGCGAATTATGGCCGCCAACAATTTGATTTCGAAATCGGCCGTTTCCGCACAAACTTACCGAAGGCAAACCCTACCAACACACGCGCAGTATGGCAGACCTGTGCAGAGTAGCGCAAAACAAATGCAACCGAAACCCGGTCTCCCCTCAAGACAATGCGTTGAGGCAGCGGAAAAT ATAAACAGTGCCAAACGACAGCGCTGCGATTCTGGTTCATCAAGCATCACCGTGAGGGATAGTGAGTCGAGGGTCTCATCTGCATCTGCCTCGAATTCTGCAAGAGACGAAGGAGTTGCTGGGAATCCCTTCCATACGGACAGTACGTATCACACGACAGTAGTACCACCAGCCAGAACGATAGCCGCCCGGTTCCCTAGAAACGATCATGTCCCGGTCCATGCTCCACCGATGACGTTCGATCAGCAAACGCAAACCACCGGTACGTCTGCTGATGTCGGCACGTCCCAGGACGCAAACCTCGGGCGGATTATGTCGTACCTCGAGAGCATCATGGCGGAACAGAAGGGCTACCGGATGGAGAGCGAATACAATCGCAAAATGCTGCTCGAACTGCAGGAGAAAATACTGGACCAACACGAAATGCTCCGGAACGTTCAGAGCCAGCTAGCCAAACTGGAGCCTGTAGGTTCGCCGGTGAGAGTATACTCACAATCGAAGGAGAATTCCCCGGCCAGTGTAGGCATTACGCAGGTTGAACAAAGATATTCATCTGACCCTGATGTTGGGCTGGGTCCAAATGGCATGATAATAGACTCCTAtgataccaccaccaccatcaccaacaacaATCACATCGTGCTAGAATCCAGAACAGAACATCAGCAGGACGGCAACAGCAACCAGAGCTGGACGTCCTCCAAGATGGACGTGCTCGACACGCGCAAAAGCACCACTCCATCCACCATGGACGATGCGTCGAAAATAATCTCCGAATCGTCCATTTTCATCGAAGAGCTTGAAACCACGCACCACGAAAGCGCCCAATCCACCTCAAACTGTGCAACGGAGGTGCATGATTTGATAGAGAACGATTGGAATGATTCGATGCCGGAAAATGAAGGCAGCGAGCAGCCGAAGCGGAATGGCACCACCGCATCCAACACAGCGATGGTAGCGATCGGCAGCAACAACACGATGGTCTCCAAATCCGTGCTGGACAATATCAAATGGGTGAGCTACAAGTTTGCCACGCGAAAGCTCCTGCTGGCGGTGTTTCCACGCGAAGTGTTGGCAACACACTCGCTCAGCGGAAGACCCTGTCCGACGATGATAAACAGCACGGGAAAACCGGTGAAGCAGGCACTCGATCCAAACATTGTGGCGGACGTTGTGGAGCTCATTACGAAAAAGTTCCCCGTCGATGAAAGCAATGTGCGGGCGGTGATTACGAACAAATGTGCGGACGAGAACAAAATGCTGCAGAAAAGGAACGTAACCGCAGCGCCAGCAAATGGCGGGAAAAGGATAGCGCATCGAACGAAGAAGTCGTGTAATAAGGAAAATCTGTCCTGA